Proteins encoded by one window of Canis lupus dingo isolate Sandy chromosome 10, ASM325472v2, whole genome shotgun sequence:
- the LOC112668319 gene encoding TRIO and F-actin-binding protein isoform X6, which yields MGGWKGPGQRRGRAGPERRRAAERGGGGGGGGGGGGVPALLGPAREPLPPSCVLLPPPRGAAMTPDLLNFKKGWMSILDEPGEWKKHWFVLTDSSLKYYRDSTAEEADELDGEIDLRSCTDVTEYAVQRNYGFQIHTKDAVYTLSAMTSGIRRNWIEALRKTVRPTSAPDVTKLSDCNKENTLHGYSTQKGSLKAGEQRGCSEVISRGSPRKTDGQRQSLDYVELSPLTQGSPQRARTPARTLDRPAKQEELERDLAQRSEERRKWFEATDSRPVDTAAGEGPRRGLGAPLTEDQQSRLSEEIEKKWQELEKLPLRENKRVPLTALLNQSRGERRGPSGDSHEALEKEVQSLRAQLEAWRLQGEVPQGAHRSQEDSHIPPGYISQVDMTTVPILQTSH from the exons atgggCGGATGGAAGGGGCCGGGGCAGCGCCGGGGAAGGGCAGGGCCGGAGCGGCGGCGGGCGGCCgagcggggcggcggcggcggcggcggcggcggtggcggcggggTTCCCGCGCTGCTGGGCCCGGCCCGAGAGCCCCTTCCACCTTCCTGCGTCCTGCTCCCGCCGCCCCGGGGCGCCGCCATGACG CCCGATCTGCTCAACTTCAAGAAGGGATGGATGTCGATCTTGGACGAGCCTGGAGAG TGGAAGAAGCATTGGTTTGTGCTGACAGATTCAAGCCTTAAATACTACAGGGACTCTACCGCTGAGGAG GCCGATGAGCTGGACGGTGAGATCGACCTGCGCTCCTGTACTGATGTCACCGAGTACGCAGTGCAGCGCAACTATGGCTTCCAGATCCAC ACCAAGGATGCTGTCTACACTTTGTCGGCCATGACCTCGGGTATCCGGCGGAACTGGATCGAGGCTTTGCGGAAGACCGTGCGACCCACCTCTGCCCCGGATGTCACCAA GCTCTCAGATTGCAATAAGGAGAACACGCTGCATGGCTACAGCACCCAGAAgggctccctgaaggcaggggaGCAGCGGGGGTGCTCCGAGGTCATCAGTCGGGGCAGCCCGCGGAAGACGGACGGGCAGCGGCAGTCCCTGGACTACGTAGAGCTCTCCCCGCTGACCCAGGGCTCCCCGCAGCGGGCCCGCACCCCGGCCCGCACTCTCGACCGGCCCGCcaagcaggaggagctggagCGGGACCTGGCCCAGCGCTCTGAAGAGCGACGCAAGTGGTTTGAGGCCACAGACAGCAGGCCTGTGGACACCGCAGCTGGTGAGGGGCCACGCCGGGGCCTGGGGGCCCCCCTGACTGAGGACCAGCAGAGCCGGCTCAGTGAGGAGATTGAGAAGAAATGGCAGGAGCTAGAGAAGCTGCCCCTGCGGGAGAACAAGCGGGTGCCTCTCACCGCCCTGCTCAACCAAAGCCGCGGGGAGCGCCGGGGGCCTTCCGGTGACAGCCACGAGGCCCTGGAGAAGGAG GTCCAGTCTCTTCGTGCCCAGCTGGAGGCGTGGCGTCTCCAAGGAGAGGTTCCTCAGGGTGCGCACAGGTCCCAGGAGGACAGCCACATCCCCCCGGGCTACATCTCGCAG GTAGACATGACcactgtgcccattttacagacaagccACTGA